A window of Archocentrus centrarchus isolate MPI-CPG fArcCen1 unplaced genomic scaffold, fArcCen1 scaffold_91_ctg1, whole genome shotgun sequence contains these coding sequences:
- the LOC115777980 gene encoding GTPase IMAP family member 8-like, with amino-acid sequence MSGKNTLLDEEEPDLRIAVIGKTGTGKSAVGNTILGERFFMSRLSASSVTSECQKETDQFEGQKLAVVDTPGLYDTRKNQEEVTREIANCICFAAPGPHVFLVVLQPTRFTKEEQETVKLIQEIFGEVSAHYTIALFTHGDQLEEEGITMEELINGNPDLSDFIGQCHGGYHVFNNKAKDPSQVRELLKKISSMVQKNGGSCYTNEMFQEAERDIREKTKPDLRVVLVGQEKVGKSSAGNTILGKKVFDCKISSSPLTLSSKKIEADVLGRRVSVVDTPGLFSTRLTAEEVKAELENADELSSPGPHVFLLILQLGRFTEQEQEGLKTLQEMFNAEISKHTMVLFTYGDRLENTNMEQFIREDENLQELLRNCSGVYHVFNNRKIEDRSQVQELLDKIDSVCEGGHYKRTSQAAWYSSLRSFWFFRRIRQIGSQIFVIISSIMARKCGLCVCVCVCVCVCAYVYSNIL; translated from the exons ATGTCTGGCAAAAATACTCTGCTCG ATGAAGAAGAACCAGATCTCAGGATTGCTGTTATTGGGAAAACTGGAACTGGGAAAAGTGCAGTAGGAAACACCATCTTAGGGGAAAGATTTTTTATGTCTAGGCTGTCTGCTTCCTCAGTGACATCAGAATGTCAGAAGGAAACAGATCAGTTTGAAGGTCAGAAACTGGCTGTTGTTGATACTCCAGGTCTGTATGACACCAGAAAAAATCAAGAGGAGGTGACAAGAGAGATCGCTAACTGCATCTGCTTTGCTGCTCCTGGTCCTCATGTGTTTCTGGTTGTGTTGCAGCCAACCAGATTCACCAAAGAAGAGCAAGAAACTGTAAAACTCATTCAGGAGATCTTTGGAGAAGTTTCAGCACATTACACTATAGCCCTGTTCACTCATGGAGATCAGCTGGAAGAAGAAGGAATCACCATGGAAGAACTAATCAATGGAAATCCAGATCTCAGTGACTTCATCGGTCAGTGTCATGGAGGATACCATGTGTTTAACAACAAGGCCAAGGATCCATCACAggtcagagagctgctgaaGAAGATCAGCTCCATGGTTCAGAAAAATGGAGGAAGTTGCTACACCAATGAGATGTTCCAGGAGGCTGAGAGAGACATAAGAGAAAAGACCAAGC cagaCCTGAGGGTGGTGCTGGTGGGCCAGGAGAAAGTGGGGAAGAGTTCAGCAGGAAACACCATCCTGGGAAAGAAGGTTTTTGACTGTAAGATCAGCTCCAGTCCTCTGACTCTGAGCAGTAAGAAGATAGAAGCTGATGTTCTGGGTCGCAGAGTCTCTGTGGTCGACACCCCCGGACTCTTCAGCACCCGACTGACTGCAGAAGAGGTAAAAGCAGAGCTGGAAAATGCAGACGAGCTGAGCTCTCCAGGTCCTCACGTCTTCCTGCTCATCCTTCAGCTTGGAAGATTCacagaacaagaacaagaagggCTGAAAACTCTGCAGGAGATGTTTAATGCTGAAATCTCCAAACACACAATGGTCCTGTTCACCTATGGAGACCGACTGGAAAACACCAACATGGAGCAGTTCATCAGAGAGGACGAGaacctgcaggagctgctgagGAACTGCAGCGGTGTGTACCATGTGTTCAACAACAGAAAGATAGAAGACAGGAGTCAGGTCCAGGAGCTGCTGGACAAAATAGACTCCGTCTGTGAGGGAGGACACTACAAGAGGACGTCACAGGCAGCGTGGTACAGCTCTCTCAGGAGTTTCTGGTTCTTTAGAAGAATCAGACAGATTGGGAGTCAGATATTCGTCATCATCAGCTCCATAATGGCAAGAAagtgtggtttgtgtgtgtgtgtgtgtgtgtgtgtgtgtgtgtgcgcatatgtGTACTCAAACATTttgtaa